The Fusarium fujikuroi IMI 58289 draft genome, chromosome FFUJ_chr01 sequence AAGCGAGGTTCTCGCCAGCGACGTTGATCTCTCAAAGCTCTACTTTGGCAATGCCGTCTGGGCTGAGCTTAAGCTCGCTGACGGCAGCAAGACTCACCCTGTCCTCATCAGTCGAGGTGGCTACACTGGAGAGGACGGCTTTGAGATTTCATTCAACGGAAAGGATTATCCTGCCTTTGAGACAACAACCCCTGCTATCCAGGCCCTTCTTAGCAAGGCTGGTCCCGAGCGCCTTCAGCTCGCTGGTCTGGGTGCTCGTGACTCTCTCCGTCTCGAGGCTGGTATGTGTCTGTACGGCCACGACCTCGACGATACCACAACACCCGTCGAGGCTGGTCTTAGCTGGATCATCCCCCCTGGCCGTCGCGAGACTGGAGGCTTCCACGGTGCCGAAACCATCATCCCTCAACTCACACCCAAGAGCAAGGGCGGTTCAGGTGTCACCCGCCGCCGCATCGGTCTCTTCGTCGACGGAGCTCCCGCTCGTGAAGGTGCCGAGATTCACAAGGACGGTGAGAAGATCGGTGTCATCACAAGTGGTGTTCCCAGCCCTACACTTGGCAAGAATATCGCCATGGGCTACATCAAGAGCGGCAACCAGAAGGCCGGTACCGAGGTGGACGTTGTGGTACGAGGAAAGGCCCGTAAGGGTACAGTCACCAAGATGCCTTTTATCCAGACAAAGTACTGGAAGGGTACTGCGCCTGCTTAGAAAGACTACGATGGAATTGAGTAATGTATTAAGCGAGCCGAAGTATTAAATATGCGGTATATGGGGGCAATTCAACATGGGGGTAAACTTTGGAGTCTATGATTGTTATGGCCACGACTAAGTTAGAGCCAACGGAAAATAAATGTTCTTAAAAATATCATTTGCATTGCTACCGGTTACCTCTTCCCTTTACATCCATATCATCGACTCGATCCTGATGTCTTTCGAGTTGGTTGTCACAAGTaaccctcttctcttcggCCGAGGTCTTGCTAGTCAACCCACTCCTGATACCGACATTCTTGCCAAAACTCCCTCGAGTGCATTGGTGATCATGATGGTAGCAGGGCCGTGATGCAATCGCCTTTTCTTCCAGATATCTGACACCACGGGGAAATACTGTGAGTGCTCAGCTGTACGACTCGATACTCGGTATCCGGAGCATGGATAGCTGTTAAGgtctatatagctatctgACATTGGTGTGAAATGGGAGTTGCAGTTTTGTGGTTTTTTGCAGGATGAGATGTCCTTCTGATGCAATCATGTCATCTACATCCCCATGTGGGTAGATCTTCCAGCTTTGCATACATAACAATGGCTCAGGCCCTTCCCAAACTGAAATTCACATTCTGTCTGGGTGGCTATACTTTCAAAGGTTggcatcatcaagcttcaggCATCGCAATAATGAACTGCGCCTCAATGGTTGGCCAGAGTTGTGGTTCATAGTTGGGGCATCAAGGAAAACATCACGAGAATCTGGACACGGAGATATGTAGCCACGAAAAAACCATAGGAAACCACCACACAAAAGCGTATGGCCTCCCTCAAACGAGCGGCGATATTGTCTAGCAACGGCCTCCCCTTCAAGTGGTGACCAACTGTGGGAAGACTGAGATGATCGTGGCGCCAGTTTTGGATGTTACCGGCACCGTCGAGGAGACGATGTTGcgtggtgaagaagagagaaaggaaaagagcCAGAATTTTTGCATATGTATGAACCCACATGAGGACTAGCGGCGGATGCTACCTAAGCGAGATCCGTGCTAGTGGGGCATCTAGGTCCCTACCTACCCTGGACCTTGAGCTGGGTGAAGAAGTTCGTGGGTGTTTCGATAGATGTCGAGTATGTCCAACACCAAATCAAGTAGGTAGTTATGGGACTTTGCTCGAAGATGCTCACGCGAGCGGAGTTTCTTCTGTGTCGTATTTACTTGTTGTGTTGAACAAAATAAGCGCGCTTCGGGCACAGAATAGTTAGTCTTGTGCGGGCAGCCAGTAAGCCGTTTGACTCGATATCACGAGGATTATTATGGAAAGATGTCAGAAGCGAGCCGATACTAGATGAAGCATAGATGATTCATAGGTGCAACAAATCACAATAAACACTTGATAAACTCTGTGTATGCATCTCTGTGAAAGCGAATGTGATGGAATGTTCACGAGGGCGTTTATGAGGTTCCACATGTGAGACTCAACGGACCAGTCAATGCAGGTATCCACTGTTGGGAGGAGGATTTACAGAAGGGGGACCCTGATGGCATATGCCAAAGCCCATTACGTATGTGCCTGAATCAAGGCTGCAGCTGTTTTCTGTAACTGCTGGACCCTGAATATGAGAGCAGATGGAAGGGTCTGATTGAGGTGAAGAATAGATGAAGagcttacctacctacctaggtagagGACAAGCGGTATCTAAATACAAAAGCACAATATTTTGATAGCAATTTAGCAGGCATGACTGATCGAATTCAAGTATCGCGTGTCAGTGTCTTGTTCTGTCTCGTTCATGCCCATTCTCCTCGTCCATTTGCACCATTTGCTCTGGTACACGTGTAGCCCGCGCCGCTCAAGATTGGCCGATCTTACCgtcttcctcaacttcaacaatgGATCACCAGGCGTCTCAGCGTGAGCACACGACAACGTGGGGGAGGGGCATccactgaagaagatgggaatAGGAACTGTTGATTAATTTTGTCACTATTTCGACCCTTGGGACTCGAGTATTTTAAACTCAATGCTTCCCCTTTGTCGCTGTGATAGTTATTCGATGCCATCAGCCAGCCAGGGCAGTCTTGGCACCTACCTACACCGAGCAGTGGATCCTCATCGACGGTATTGATTGATCATAGCTCAGGTAGGCTGGTCCTGTGGAAATTAGTCTATCGACGCCCTTTTCTTCCCCGGcaacttttttcttctttgtatCAAGGATTCCATATAAAGATATCATCTTCCTTTGTTCTCCCACCACTAACGTGTCAGCCAGAACCAGAGCGTGTCTCTGTGGCTTGAACAGCATCTTACCCCTTGAAGGTTGTTACCGAGATTGACTCTGGAATGACCTCACACCTTCAATTTCATACCTGGACCCTGTATCTTACCTCAGCATCACTTCTTTCACCTGGCTATCACCAAAATTCGACTACAAACCCCGAACATAAACGAAATACTTATCAAATAGAGGCTGCAATCTAAAACGAGCAAAATGCCACTCTCAGGCGCCCGACTGCTCGTGGCAGCCGCCTTACTACTCCCTAGCGTCTCTCCTTCACCAATCGTCGACGCTGGACAAAAAGTTCTCGATGCAATTACAGGCACACGCGATTCTATAGAGACGCCGCATATCCAACAACCGGGTCGCAAACTGAATGGCAAATTCTTGCATATAACAGGTACGCAATATCACATGTGAAACGGGTCCCATGTTCCTGCATCTACATCGGATGAAAATATGATAACTCAGCGTCGCATCCAAAGCAGCTCACTAACAACCACAACTCCAGATTTTCACCCTGACGAATTCTACAAAGCCcattcatcaacagcccagGGCGTTGCATGCCACCGCGGGAAGGGCCCTGCAGGTCTATATGGCGCCGAAACCACCGATTGCGACTCTCCCGTGGATCTTGTCGACGCGACCTTGGAATGGGTACGGAAGAACGTCAAGGATGATATCGACTTTGTTGTGTGGACGGGTGACACGGCGCGCCACGATAGCGACGAGAAGCTGCCACGAAGCTCGAGCCATGTTCTGGATATGAACCGAAAGGTCGCCAGAAAGATTGTCAAGACGTTTTCTGACGATGGAGCCCTCACCGTCCCAATTATTCCAACTTTTGGCAACAACGATTTTCTGCCGCACAACATCTTCTATCCCGGACCAAACAAGTGGCTGCAGGCTTATAGCAGCATATGGCATCGTTTTATCCCCGAGGAACAGCGACACTCCTTCGGATTCGGTGGATGgttcgaggttgaggttaTTCCCAATCAACTATCcgtcatcagcctcaacaccatgtaCTTTTTTGATCGGAATGCTGGCGTTGACGGCTGCGCGATTCCCTCGGAGCCTGGTTTCAAGCACATGGAGTGGTTGAGTGTTCAACTTCAGCGATTACGTGAGCGTGGAATGAAGGCTATCCTGATCGGCCATGTTCCTCCCGCCCGGACTAAGAACAAGCAGAATTGGGACGAAACTTGCTGGCAAAAATACACACTCTGGCTGAAGCAGTTCCGCGATGTTGTTACTGGCTCCCTTTACGGCCATATGAACATTGACCACTTCCTATTTCAGGACGCCAAGGACATTGATCTGAGCCTTTACGACAAGGCAGGGACTGCCCGAGAACCCATGGATGATGGCTTTTCCGCCGAGTCAAAGAGCGACTACTTGATAGACCTTAGAAAGTCCTGGTCTAACTTGCCAGGCTCAGCTGCAAAAGCACTAGAAGAAGATCTAGACGCCGAAGATGACCTTGAGAcgcaagatgaagatgtcgacGAGTTGAGGAatagaaagaagaagaagaagaagaaggggaagaagggtaaaaagaagaagggtcaCGGCAAGATCGGAGGCAAATATGGAGAACGATATCAGGTATCTCTTGTTAGTCCCAGCGTCGTCCCCAACTATTTCCCGACTCTTCGCATAATCGAGTACAATATCACCGGCCTGGAGGATGCGCCAGTCTGGACCGACTCATTCGACATCAACTCAAAAGTTCCCGAAGAGCTTCCCGACTtctctgaggatgaggaagccCACCAGGAACTCAAGAGAGACCTCGAAGCTGagcgaaagaagaagggcagaaaaggcaagaagggaagaaagggaagaaagggcaagaagaagcccaagaaccCTGAACTCGTGATCCCACCAGCTCCCCCAAAGGGATCACCTCCTGGCCCTGCATATTCTCGCCAGACATTCACCTTCATGGGATACACGCAATATTT is a genomic window containing:
- a CDS encoding related to aminomethyltransferase precursor (glycine cleavage system protein T) gives rise to the protein MKKSLSLAARAGPRILSSAAVTRPTSFGALRLSQQSVRCASGSSSDLKKTPLYDFHVANGGKLVPFAGYSLPVQYSNLSLAQSHHFTREHASLFDVSHMVQHIFKGKDAAAFLEKLTPSDWTNQGVMQSKLTTFLWPGTGGIVDDSVVTRLGEDTYYVVTNGACLDKDTKYLDEELGKFGGDVQWSRLDNSGLVALQGPQSAEVLSEVLASDVDLSKLYFGNAVWAELKLADGSKTHPVLISRGGYTGEDGFEISFNGKDYPAFETTTPAIQALLSKAGPERLQLAGLGARDSLRLEAGMCLYGHDLDDTTTPVEAGLSWIIPPGRRETGGFHGAETIIPQLTPKSKGGSGVTRRRIGLFVDGAPAREGAEIHKDGEKIGVITSGVPSPTLGKNIAMGYIKSGNQKAGTEVDVVVRGKARKGTVTKMPFIQTKYWKGTAPA
- a CDS encoding related to PPN1-vacuolar endopolyphosphatase, translating into MPLSGARLLVAAALLLPSVSPSPIVDAGQKVLDAITGTRDSIETPHIQQPGRKLNGKFLHITDFHPDEFYKAHSSTAQGVACHRGKGPAGLYGAETTDCDSPVDLVDATLEWVRKNVKDDIDFVVWTGDTARHDSDEKLPRSSSHVLDMNRKVARKIVKTFSDDGALTVPIIPTFGNNDFLPHNIFYPGPNKWLQAYSSIWHRFIPEEQRHSFGFGGWFEVEVIPNQLSVISLNTMYFFDRNAGVDGCAIPSEPGFKHMEWLSVQLQRLRERGMKAILIGHVPPARTKNKQNWDETCWQKYTLWLKQFRDVVTGSLYGHMNIDHFLFQDAKDIDLSLYDKAGTAREPMDDGFSAESKSDYLIDLRKSWSNLPGSAAKALEEDLDAEDDLETQDEDVDELRNRKKKKKKKGKKGKKKKGHGKIGGKYGERYQVSLVSPSVVPNYFPTLRIIEYNITGLEDAPVWTDSFDINSKVPEELPDFSEDEEAHQELKRDLEAERKKKGRKGKKGRKGRKGKKKPKNPELVIPPAPPKGSPPGPAYSRQTFTFMGYTQYFANLTYINNDLTDLSETSKWRDGDFSDEVPNHDKPQPKKFRYEVEYSTFTDKIFKLPDLTVRSYLRLASRIAKRKTKKGKGKVAEEYNEDFEDEPDSDGDGDDTELPEPEEGDSDLDFTATRGKKGKNKRRKTNKVWKHFLQEAFVNTIPEKQLKKWSRR